From Pelosinus fermentans DSM 17108, the proteins below share one genomic window:
- a CDS encoding methyl-accepting chemotaxis protein: protein MEKKRLPIVLQLTCMFILVIFLLVSVLGFTVYKLISSGQTTEELVKHNVVSANLVKSGHLEFTGALLDMRGFLFYPDGAVYEQGYREKIKKSSELAKEYSDTSKMAETKEDGILLAKLVNDYVVLGDKVIAAKKANAPNLTQLTTQGRNLVKDIDEQFRKLDVRQQKYINERADAVLQDATATGRNSLIYSIVIACIVVCMGIWYSRNLASRLKNINSELAEVGNLNLTGKDVYPTRNDEIGDMGYIVIEMKKSLKGFVSQLTNSSQILSSTSIELSDSVSEQLRAVETVAESVTNIAAGSSQNADNISNISATMEEISASSEEINASTAEANNNAQNAVVEAANAMGLLAQTVTQNESITSSMNQITTVTTNLDQGSVKIKGIVDLINSIAAQTNLLALNAAIEAARAGEAGRGFAVVAEEVRKLAEQSASATDEIAKIIDNMGNDINFAVSTVKKANQEVDKGKSSTIAAQKGFDVIVEKMDMVKNEIEHVAASMHETSLGIQTVVASVENITTVAHATSASSEVVAASAEEQTAGMHEIDTNAAKLAQLATEMMEIVKKFKV, encoded by the coding sequence ATGGAAAAGAAAAGGCTGCCGATCGTGTTACAACTTACCTGTATGTTTATTCTCGTTATATTTTTATTAGTATCTGTATTGGGTTTTACGGTGTATAAGCTTATATCAAGCGGTCAGACCACCGAGGAACTGGTAAAACACAATGTAGTAAGCGCTAACCTTGTAAAATCAGGCCACTTGGAATTTACGGGAGCATTACTTGATATGAGAGGTTTCCTCTTTTATCCTGATGGCGCAGTTTATGAACAGGGATATCGTGAGAAGATTAAGAAGAGCAGTGAATTGGCCAAAGAATATAGTGATACTTCCAAGATGGCAGAAACAAAAGAGGATGGAATCCTGCTGGCGAAATTAGTAAATGATTATGTAGTATTAGGTGATAAAGTCATTGCTGCCAAAAAGGCAAATGCTCCGAATTTGACGCAGCTCACAACCCAAGGACGAAATTTAGTAAAAGATATTGATGAACAGTTTCGTAAGTTAGATGTACGACAACAAAAATACATAAATGAAAGAGCAGATGCAGTACTGCAGGATGCAACAGCTACTGGCAGGAATTCTCTTATTTATAGTATTGTTATAGCCTGTATCGTGGTCTGCATGGGTATCTGGTACAGCAGAAACTTAGCGAGCCGCCTTAAAAATATCAACAGCGAATTAGCTGAGGTCGGAAATCTGAATCTTACAGGAAAAGATGTTTATCCTACCCGTAATGATGAAATTGGTGATATGGGATATATCGTCATTGAGATGAAAAAATCTCTTAAAGGTTTCGTTTCCCAGCTTACCAACAGCAGCCAGATACTAAGCTCGACGAGTATCGAATTAAGTGATTCTGTGAGTGAACAATTAAGAGCAGTAGAAACTGTAGCTGAAAGTGTAACCAACATTGCTGCTGGATCTTCTCAGAATGCAGATAATATTAGTAATATTTCTGCTACGATGGAAGAAATCTCAGCAAGCTCTGAAGAAATTAATGCTAGTACTGCGGAAGCCAATAACAATGCTCAAAATGCAGTAGTAGAAGCCGCGAACGCAATGGGGCTGCTGGCACAAACCGTTACGCAAAATGAATCGATTACCTCCTCCATGAATCAGATTACGACAGTTACTACAAATCTGGACCAAGGATCGGTAAAGATAAAGGGAATTGTAGATTTAATTAACAGTATTGCTGCTCAAACTAATCTTTTAGCATTAAATGCTGCCATTGAGGCGGCGCGGGCAGGGGAAGCTGGCCGTGGTTTTGCAGTTGTGGCTGAAGAAGTACGAAAGCTGGCGGAACAAAGTGCTAGTGCAACGGATGAGATTGCCAAGATTATTGATAATATGGGAAATGATATTAACTTTGCCGTTTCTACTGTAAAGAAAGCAAATCAGGAAGTTGACAAGGGAAAAAGCTCTACCATTGCAGCGCAAAAAGGCTTTGATGTAATTGTAGAGAAAATGGATATGGTAAAAAATGAAATTGAACATGTGGCCGCTTCCATGCATGAAACTTCCCTGGGTATCCAGACCGTCGTAGCCAGTGTGGAAAATATTACGACAGTGGCTCATGCCACCTCGGCAAGTTCTGAAGTCGTTGCAGCTTCGGCTGAAGAGCAGACGGCTGGTATGCATGAGATCGATACGAATGCAGCTAAATTAGCTCAGTTAGCGACGGAAATGATGGAGATTGTAAAGAAGTTTAAGGTATAA
- the hprK gene encoding HPr(Ser) kinase/phosphatase, with amino-acid sequence MAALLLKEIVDSFCLTVVDKNCNLNVPVEVSDINRPGLALAGYLQHFDEQRIQVIGTAESAFLETLSENLANERWLSFINLHFPCLVITRNIILPERWLQLAAHRQLPVFRTRLATTRFIAQLTNYLEHKLAPSTTLHAVLVDVHGVGTLIIGESGIGKSETALDLIKRGHRLVADDAVEVTRTEENVLTGTAPEVLRHVMEVRGLGILNVKALFGIGAVRPNQKIHLVIQLEEWDQTKAYDRLGLDEEHHEILGVGLPCKTIPVRPGRNLSNIIEVAAMNYRLNKSGYNAVEDFIEKQRKFCLGNTPD; translated from the coding sequence ATGGCAGCCTTGTTGTTAAAAGAAATTGTTGATTCTTTTTGTCTTACGGTCGTGGATAAAAATTGTAATCTTAACGTTCCGGTAGAAGTGTCTGACATCAATCGACCGGGGCTGGCTTTAGCAGGTTATCTGCAGCATTTTGATGAGCAGCGCATTCAAGTAATTGGCACAGCAGAATCGGCATTTCTAGAGACCTTAAGCGAAAATTTGGCAAATGAGCGGTGGCTGTCATTTATTAATCTGCATTTTCCCTGTTTAGTGATCACTCGCAATATTATACTTCCTGAACGTTGGCTGCAATTGGCGGCACACCGCCAATTGCCAGTTTTTCGTACCCGTTTAGCTACGACTCGTTTCATTGCTCAGCTAACTAATTATCTAGAGCATAAGCTTGCACCAAGTACGACTCTTCATGCAGTTCTAGTGGACGTGCATGGTGTAGGAACTTTAATTATTGGAGAAAGTGGCATCGGAAAGAGTGAAACTGCACTGGATCTGATTAAAAGGGGACACCGTCTGGTGGCAGATGATGCCGTAGAAGTCACCCGTACGGAAGAGAATGTACTGACCGGTACGGCGCCAGAAGTATTGCGTCATGTAATGGAAGTTAGAGGGCTTGGTATTTTAAATGTTAAGGCATTGTTTGGTATTGGTGCTGTCAGACCAAATCAAAAAATTCATCTTGTCATTCAGTTAGAAGAGTGGGATCAAACCAAGGCTTATGATCGTCTGGGTCTTGATGAAGAGCACCATGAGATTTTAGGAGTCGGACTGCCTTGCAAAACCATTCCTGTCCGTCCTGGACGGAATTTATCTAATATTATTGAAGTGGCAGCAATGAATTACCGACTCAATAAATCGGGCTATAATGCCGTGGAAGACTTTATTGAAAAACAAAGAAAGTTCTGTTTGGGAAATACGCCGGATTGA
- a CDS encoding adenylosuccinate synthase: MPAVVVMGTQWGDEGKGKIVDYLAEKADVVARYQGGNNAGHTVVVEGKQFKLQLLPSGILYKGKTCVVGNGVVVDPGVILKEIKGMQSQGIDTSGLKISNRAHVIMPYHRLLDEAEETYRGDHKIGTTKRGIGPCYMDKNSRCGIRIVDLLDEEEFSDKLKRNLEAKNHLLKAVYGLEGFDYETVRKEYLGYADELRAYVCDTSAALNKALKNGEKVLFEGAQATLLDLDHGTYPYVTSSNPIAGGVCVGAGIGPTKIDKVIGVVKAYTTRVGEGPFPTELFDEVGDHIRDRGHEYGTVTGRPRRCGWLDASVVGYAGRLSGIDYMAITRLDILDELKAVKLCVGYKYKGKLLEEFPASLKALAEVEPIYEELPGWQSDTTGIRNYADLPLNARLYLERLSEVADIKLGIVSVGPGRDQTIVMHEIFG; this comes from the coding sequence ATGCCAGCAGTAGTAGTAATGGGAACTCAGTGGGGCGATGAAGGAAAAGGAAAGATCGTAGATTATTTGGCAGAAAAAGCAGATGTTGTTGCTCGATACCAAGGTGGTAATAACGCAGGTCATACTGTGGTAGTAGAGGGGAAACAATTTAAATTGCAGCTATTGCCATCAGGAATTTTATATAAAGGCAAGACTTGCGTTGTTGGTAATGGTGTGGTAGTTGATCCAGGCGTCATACTTAAGGAAATTAAGGGAATGCAGAGTCAGGGAATTGATACCTCAGGTTTAAAAATTTCTAACCGGGCTCATGTTATTATGCCATATCATCGTTTATTGGATGAAGCAGAAGAAACCTATCGTGGTGATCATAAGATTGGTACGACCAAAAGAGGCATTGGTCCATGCTATATGGATAAAAACTCTAGATGTGGAATTCGTATCGTAGACTTATTGGATGAGGAAGAGTTCTCAGATAAACTCAAGCGAAATCTCGAGGCTAAAAATCATTTGCTAAAAGCTGTTTACGGTCTGGAAGGCTTTGATTATGAAACCGTAAGAAAAGAATATTTAGGTTATGCAGATGAATTACGTGCTTATGTTTGCGATACATCGGCAGCTTTAAACAAAGCATTAAAAAATGGAGAAAAAGTATTATTTGAAGGCGCGCAAGCAACCTTATTGGATTTGGATCATGGAACCTATCCATATGTTACTTCATCCAACCCCATTGCTGGCGGAGTGTGCGTAGGTGCAGGTATTGGACCTACTAAAATTGACAAAGTAATTGGCGTAGTGAAAGCCTATACGACTCGTGTAGGAGAAGGTCCGTTCCCTACAGAATTATTTGATGAAGTTGGCGATCACATCCGAGATAGAGGTCATGAGTATGGTACAGTTACCGGCCGCCCTCGCCGTTGCGGTTGGCTGGATGCCAGTGTAGTAGGTTATGCTGGCCGATTAAGTGGTATTGATTATATGGCAATCACTCGCTTGGACATTCTAGATGAGTTAAAAGCAGTAAAGTTATGTGTTGGCTATAAATATAAAGGCAAGTTATTGGAAGAGTTTCCTGCCAGTTTAAAAGCACTAGCAGAAGTAGAACCTATCTATGAAGAACTGCCAGGCTGGCAAAGTGATACCACTGGCATTCGTAACTATGCTGATCTGCCTTTGAATGCACGTCTTTATTTAGAACGTTTAAGTGAAGTTGCAGACATTAAGCTTGGTATTGTATCGGTTGGTCCTGGTCGTGATCAGACCATTGTAATGCACGAGATTTTTGGATAA
- the dnaB gene encoding replicative DNA helicase, with protein MLDRIPPQNMEAEQAVLGAMLIEREAISKVAELLRPEDCYREAHRLIYNAMLELFNKNDAVDMVTVIEFLRKEDKLEAAGGIAYVTSLANSVPTAANVLYHARIVEEKALLRQLINAATNIAGMGYEGSEEVATILDSAEKMILSVSSRKMGGEFTPIKSIIFDAFNKIEQLYASKGSITGLSTGFKDLDKLTSGLQPSDLILIAARPSMGKTAFVLNIAQHIGIAEKKAVAFFSLEMSKEQLVQRMLCAESAIDSQRLRIGELEAKDWTKLVSGADRLSAAPIFIDDTAGITVMEMRSKARRLKIEHNLSLIIIDYLQLMQGSGKGKGSENRQQEISEISRSLKALAREINVPVIALSQLSRSVESRQVKKPMLSDLRESGSLEQDADIVAFLYRDDYYNPDSEQKNITEVIIAKHRNGPVDTVQLFFHKQFTKFSDLSKLPG; from the coding sequence TTGTTAGATAGAATACCACCACAAAATATGGAAGCTGAGCAGGCAGTACTTGGCGCCATGCTGATTGAGCGGGAGGCAATTTCTAAGGTTGCTGAGTTATTGCGGCCGGAAGATTGTTATCGCGAAGCTCATCGCTTAATCTATAATGCTATGCTGGAACTTTTTAATAAAAATGATGCAGTGGATATGGTTACTGTTATTGAGTTTCTGCGCAAAGAAGACAAGCTGGAAGCAGCGGGCGGGATTGCTTATGTAACCTCCCTGGCAAATAGTGTACCGACTGCTGCTAATGTATTGTATCATGCAAGAATCGTAGAAGAAAAAGCACTGCTGCGTCAATTGATTAACGCTGCTACCAATATTGCCGGCATGGGATATGAAGGCAGTGAAGAAGTAGCTACTATTTTAGATAGCGCTGAAAAAATGATACTATCTGTATCCAGCCGAAAAATGGGGGGAGAATTTACTCCCATTAAGAGTATTATCTTTGATGCATTTAATAAAATTGAACAGCTATATGCTTCAAAAGGCAGTATAACCGGTCTTTCCACTGGATTTAAAGACTTAGATAAGCTAACTTCAGGTCTGCAGCCCTCTGATTTGATTCTGATCGCAGCTCGTCCGAGTATGGGAAAAACGGCGTTTGTACTGAATATTGCCCAGCATATTGGAATTGCCGAGAAAAAGGCAGTGGCATTCTTCAGTCTGGAAATGTCCAAAGAGCAATTGGTTCAACGTATGTTGTGTGCAGAATCCGCCATTGATTCTCAGCGATTGCGAATTGGTGAGCTGGAAGCTAAAGATTGGACGAAACTCGTCAGCGGGGCAGACAGATTGTCTGCAGCACCTATTTTTATCGATGATACAGCAGGTATTACCGTAATGGAAATGCGCTCAAAAGCAAGACGCTTAAAGATAGAGCATAACTTGAGCTTAATTATTATTGACTATCTGCAGCTTATGCAAGGCAGTGGAAAGGGGAAAGGGAGCGAGAATCGTCAGCAGGAGATTTCAGAAATTTCCCGTTCTCTAAAGGCTTTGGCCAGGGAAATTAATGTCCCTGTTATCGCCTTGTCTCAGCTTAGTCGTAGTGTAGAGTCCAGACAGGTAAAGAAACCGATGCTGAGCGATCTTCGAGAATCTGGATCATTAGAACAGGATGCGGATATTGTGGCTTTTCTCTATCGGGATGACTATTACAATCCTGATAGTGAGCAGAAAAATATTACGGAAGTTATTATTGCCAAACATCGTAATGGTCCAGTTGACACCGTTCAACTATTCTTCCACAAACAATTTACGAAGTTTAGTGATTTGTCGAAATTGCCAGGATAG
- the lonC gene encoding Lon family ATP-dependent protease — protein sequence MKNFFNKFIPRRPLPSRARVNEQLKHQTTALYEMYAGIFGPDKVVLKAVKLDALSLMNSENTGERVLALQKLVFEDPTMEKIPTLQEIPAILVAIEEEIASLMARRSLEDRLEKKINDKMEERHQEYVREIKMQVLKEEENNVENPQTLKKYAMLEVLEQKKLTKSAMEITRPETLGEIVGQERAVDALRSKLASPYPQHLILYGPPGVGKTTAARLVLEAAKALKFTPFAQEAPFIEVDGTTLRWDSRGMTNPLLGSVHDPIYQGARRDLAETGVPEPKPGLATDAHGGILFIDEIGEMDAMLQNKLLKVLEDKRVSFESAYYDPSDPNVPKYIRKLFEDGAPADFILIGATTRDASEINPAIRSRCAEIYFEPLTPKHIEEIVYNAAVKLDVALESDVAALISEYTIEGRKAVNILSDAFGIALYRSSDQEKVVITHEDVYKVVQVSRLTPFVNLKAANIGEVGKVFGLGVAGYLGSVLEIEAVSFAAGEKGKGRMRFNDTAGSMAKDSVFNAAAVVRKITGEDLGNYDIHINIIGGGRIDGPSAGTGILAAIISAITERPIRQDVAVTGEISIQGKVKAVGGVFEKAYGAKQAGITTMIIPKENEKDIPQGHLGLEICPVDNVEEALAILLSDTEQKSA from the coding sequence ATGAAAAACTTTTTTAACAAATTTATTCCTAGACGGCCGTTGCCTAGCAGGGCAAGGGTCAATGAACAGCTGAAGCACCAAACAACAGCATTATATGAAATGTATGCAGGTATTTTTGGTCCAGATAAAGTGGTGCTAAAAGCTGTAAAACTAGATGCTTTATCTTTAATGAATTCTGAAAACACAGGTGAGCGAGTATTAGCGCTGCAAAAGCTGGTATTTGAAGATCCAACCATGGAAAAAATACCTACATTGCAAGAGATACCGGCAATTTTAGTTGCGATTGAAGAAGAGATAGCTAGTTTAATGGCTCGTCGGTCCCTGGAAGATCGGTTAGAAAAGAAGATTAATGATAAGATGGAAGAACGCCATCAAGAGTATGTAAGAGAAATTAAAATGCAGGTTCTCAAAGAGGAAGAAAACAATGTTGAGAATCCTCAAACCTTAAAAAAATATGCCATGCTGGAAGTGTTAGAGCAGAAAAAGCTGACTAAGTCAGCTATGGAGATCACTCGTCCAGAAACATTAGGGGAAATTGTAGGGCAAGAAAGAGCTGTAGATGCCCTTCGTTCTAAATTGGCATCACCCTATCCTCAGCATCTGATTCTTTATGGTCCGCCGGGGGTTGGTAAAACAACGGCTGCCCGCTTAGTATTAGAAGCGGCAAAGGCGCTTAAATTTACGCCATTTGCACAAGAGGCTCCTTTTATCGAGGTGGACGGAACCACATTGCGGTGGGATTCCCGAGGGATGACCAACCCTCTTTTGGGTTCTGTTCATGATCCTATTTACCAAGGAGCGCGGCGAGATTTAGCTGAGACGGGTGTGCCAGAACCGAAGCCAGGCTTAGCTACAGATGCTCATGGTGGTATTTTATTTATTGATGAAATTGGTGAAATGGATGCAATGCTACAAAATAAGCTGCTAAAGGTATTAGAAGACAAGCGAGTATCTTTTGAATCCGCCTATTATGATCCTTCTGATCCGAATGTTCCCAAGTACATTAGAAAGCTTTTTGAAGATGGTGCGCCCGCCGATTTTATTCTGATTGGTGCGACCACAAGAGATGCGTCGGAAATTAATCCTGCGATACGGTCACGCTGTGCTGAAATTTACTTCGAGCCTTTGACGCCAAAGCATATAGAAGAAATTGTTTATAATGCGGCAGTCAAATTAGATGTGGCTTTAGAATCTGATGTAGCTGCTTTGATTAGTGAATATACCATTGAAGGCCGTAAGGCTGTTAATATCTTATCCGATGCCTTTGGTATCGCTTTATATCGGTCCAGTGATCAGGAAAAGGTCGTCATTACTCATGAGGATGTATATAAAGTAGTACAGGTTAGCCGTCTAACTCCTTTTGTAAATCTTAAGGCGGCTAATATTGGTGAAGTTGGTAAAGTCTTTGGTCTGGGTGTGGCTGGTTATCTTGGTTCTGTATTAGAAATTGAAGCTGTATCCTTTGCAGCAGGAGAAAAGGGTAAGGGACGTATGCGCTTTAATGATACAGCGGGCAGTATGGCGAAAGATTCGGTCTTTAATGCTGCGGCTGTAGTCAGAAAGATAACAGGTGAAGATTTAGGCAACTATGACATTCACATCAACATTATTGGCGGCGGACGCATTGATGGTCCTTCCGCTGGGACGGGCATTTTGGCGGCAATTATTTCTGCTATTACCGAGCGTCCCATTCGCCAGGATGTTGCAGTGACAGGTGAAATTTCCATTCAGGGTAAAGTGAAGGCTGTCGGTGGTGTCTTTGAGAAAGCCTATGGTGCTAAGCAGGCCGGTATTACGACTATGATTATTCCGAAAGAAAATGAAAAAGATATTCCCCAAGGGCATTTGGGCTTAGAAATCTGTCCTGTAGATAACGTAGAAGAAGCACTAGCCATTCTATTGTCTGATACAGAGCAAAAAAGTGCATAG
- the rplI gene encoding 50S ribosomal protein L9, which translates to MKVILQQEVKKLGKKGDIIEVSEGYARNYLLAQKLAIPATASNVNQASQQKASEERKQQRALDEANLLAAQMSKVEVTIGVKMGEGGKLFGSVASKDIADALYAQHKIEMDKRKIDLKDAIKALGTYPVSIKLHPEISAKIQVHIIAK; encoded by the coding sequence ATGAAAGTAATTCTACAGCAAGAGGTTAAAAAATTAGGCAAAAAAGGCGATATTATAGAGGTTTCAGAAGGCTATGCTCGGAATTATTTATTAGCGCAGAAATTAGCGATACCTGCAACTGCTTCGAATGTCAATCAGGCAAGTCAGCAAAAGGCATCAGAAGAACGCAAGCAGCAAAGAGCACTGGATGAAGCCAATCTGTTAGCAGCGCAAATGTCCAAAGTCGAAGTAACCATTGGTGTGAAAATGGGCGAAGGCGGCAAATTATTTGGTTCTGTTGCGAGTAAAGATATTGCCGATGCTCTTTATGCTCAACATAAAATCGAAATGGATAAACGCAAAATTGATTTGAAAGATGCGATCAAAGCATTAGGTACATACCCTGTATCCATTAAACTGCACCCTGAGATTAGTGCTAAGATACAGGTACACATTATTGCTAAATAG
- a CDS encoding DHH family phosphoesterase, with translation MPQGPSFWFDTRIYLAVATALLVVIVFYNPYVAVLGAILLGSLYLYGRERHKERQKALDSYLYTMSNCIEEGASYALKSLPLVMMIIDKEGKLYWHNDVLSDWFGDEVVLGESIMDICPEFPLDKVWGKSGREVFSTEDKYYDVIHEPVIHKMDHEELTIAYISDITASETVRAECVNSVPVMAYIQIDNYDDVLQGLSEGQRTSVVAEVNKLLAEWVAENEAVLKKYADDMYLAVLNRQNLNKCLQEKFDILDRVRAIHIGNKIPVTLSMGVAADEDSVAILGERAQAGLDLALGRGGDQVAVHVGGKLQFYGGKAKAVEKNTRVKARIVAQALREIIDDADMVLVMGHTNEDFDSLGAAIGVGIMARHLGKELHIVVSQPGVSLSKLQEILADYEEYQDLFITSAQAMPLITPQTLLFVVDVHHPELSAAPELLSKVDRVVVIDHHRRSEKFIANPLLVYLEPSASSTCELVTELLMYFDDYLEFNKMDATALYAGIVVDTKQFSVQSGVRTFDAAAYLRRSGADPALVRQMFRLDFETVKSRAEILNQAIMLPGGVVVAGCPDNIKNAQIVAAQVADMLLGVEGVQISFVLFFLEDGGIGVSARSNGAFNVQVIMEELGGGGHQTVAGAQVKKGTMEEVKRQVIELSAKYIEESAENESNSTARG, from the coding sequence ATGCCGCAAGGTCCGTCTTTTTGGTTTGATACAAGAATTTATCTTGCTGTTGCCACAGCTTTATTAGTGGTGATTGTTTTTTATAATCCCTATGTAGCAGTATTAGGTGCAATTTTGTTAGGCTCTTTGTATTTATATGGGCGCGAGCGCCACAAAGAGCGGCAGAAGGCGTTGGACAGCTACTTATATACGATGAGTAACTGCATTGAAGAGGGAGCATCCTACGCGTTGAAAAGTTTGCCTTTGGTTATGATGATCATTGACAAAGAGGGAAAATTGTATTGGCATAATGATGTTCTTAGTGACTGGTTTGGTGATGAGGTCGTACTAGGAGAGTCAATTATGGATATTTGTCCCGAATTTCCTTTGGATAAGGTATGGGGCAAATCCGGTCGGGAAGTATTTTCGACAGAGGATAAATATTATGATGTGATTCATGAGCCGGTAATTCATAAAATGGATCATGAAGAGTTAACGATTGCTTATATTAGTGATATTACAGCCAGTGAAACAGTAAGAGCTGAATGTGTAAATTCTGTACCGGTTATGGCTTACATCCAAATTGATAATTATGATGATGTATTGCAAGGATTGAGTGAAGGTCAGCGAACGTCTGTAGTCGCAGAAGTCAATAAGCTTCTCGCAGAATGGGTGGCAGAGAATGAGGCTGTATTAAAGAAATATGCAGACGACATGTATCTTGCGGTGCTTAACCGGCAGAACTTAAATAAATGCCTGCAGGAGAAGTTTGACATTCTTGATCGGGTACGTGCCATTCATATTGGCAATAAAATTCCCGTGACCTTAAGTATGGGAGTTGCAGCTGATGAAGATTCTGTAGCTATATTGGGAGAACGGGCCCAAGCCGGTCTGGATTTGGCATTAGGCCGAGGCGGCGATCAGGTGGCTGTTCATGTAGGAGGCAAGCTGCAATTTTATGGAGGCAAAGCAAAGGCTGTAGAAAAAAATACAAGAGTTAAGGCACGGATTGTAGCCCAGGCATTGCGGGAGATTATTGATGATGCGGATATGGTTCTGGTCATGGGTCATACCAATGAGGATTTTGACAGCTTAGGTGCTGCTATAGGCGTGGGTATTATGGCTCGCCATTTAGGAAAAGAATTGCACATCGTCGTTAGCCAGCCAGGGGTTTCATTAAGTAAGCTGCAGGAAATCTTGGCCGATTATGAAGAATATCAAGATTTATTTATCACATCAGCTCAGGCGATGCCGCTGATCACGCCCCAAACCTTACTCTTTGTAGTGGATGTTCATCATCCAGAATTATCTGCAGCACCAGAATTATTAAGTAAAGTCGATCGGGTGGTTGTCATTGATCACCATCGCCGCTCTGAAAAATTCATTGCAAATCCGCTATTAGTATACCTTGAACCATCAGCGTCTTCTACTTGTGAATTGGTTACAGAACTGCTGATGTACTTTGATGATTACCTAGAGTTTAATAAAATGGATGCCACGGCCTTGTATGCTGGCATTGTTGTTGATACGAAGCAGTTTTCGGTACAAAGTGGAGTGCGTACCTTTGATGCCGCAGCCTATTTAAGGCGTTCAGGAGCTGATCCGGCTTTAGTTCGTCAAATGTTCCGTTTAGACTTTGAGACCGTTAAGTCACGGGCTGAAATTTTGAATCAGGCAATCATGTTACCTGGCGGTGTAGTTGTAGCAGGTTGTCCCGATAATATAAAAAATGCTCAAATTGTAGCAGCCCAAGTTGCTGATATGCTGCTGGGAGTAGAAGGAGTACAAATCAGCTTTGTATTGTTCTTTCTTGAAGATGGCGGCATCGGCGTTAGCGCACGATCCAACGGAGCTTTCAACGTACAAGTTATTATGGAAGAGCTGGGCGGCGGCGGACACCAGACAGTAGCTGGTGCTCAGGTTAAAAAAGGTACTATGGAGGAAGTAAAGCGCCAAGTGATAGAACTGAGCGCAAAATATATAGAGGAGAGTGCAGAAAATGAAAGTAATTCTACAGCAAGAGGTTAA
- a CDS encoding YybS family protein has translation MRQTRLRPMVEGGILSGIAILFALISAYLPLIGPFVNLMWPVPIILLGVRHGYKWSIMATVVSGVMIAMLMHPLHSLSVVVGFGLIGIVLGYAFRMNFSAVKTMLWGTAASLVSKAALLTISALVLGVNPLTMQTDVMNNAVAQAIEVYRDFGMAEQELAKMSESMKSMIELMKIILPAGFIMASVLDTWLNFLIAKTVLRKLGHNVPNFPAFKEWSLPYHIVYLFALALVMIYWGNSREISLLTQVGMNLQVITSTLILVQGLALFNYFADKYNLSKMIKGLILFLILTNGFFAQILIVAGAIDMVMDYRRLRGPQSKE, from the coding sequence ATGAGACAGACACGGCTCAGGCCTATGGTAGAGGGTGGGATATTATCAGGGATTGCCATACTATTTGCCTTGATTAGTGCTTATCTTCCTCTGATTGGACCTTTTGTTAATTTAATGTGGCCCGTGCCCATTATTTTATTAGGTGTTCGTCATGGCTATAAGTGGAGCATTATGGCGACAGTTGTTTCTGGTGTTATGATCGCCATGTTAATGCATCCGCTGCATTCTCTTAGTGTGGTTGTTGGATTTGGTTTAATTGGTATTGTGTTAGGCTATGCCTTTCGTATGAATTTTAGTGCTGTTAAAACCATGTTGTGGGGAACGGCTGCTTCTTTGGTTTCTAAAGCTGCATTATTGACGATCAGCGCATTGGTACTCGGTGTGAATCCTCTTACTATGCAAACTGATGTAATGAATAATGCTGTAGCCCAGGCCATTGAAGTATACCGGGACTTTGGTATGGCAGAGCAGGAACTGGCTAAGATGTCTGAGTCTATGAAGTCCATGATTGAATTAATGAAGATTATATTACCGGCAGGTTTTATTATGGCGTCGGTACTTGATACGTGGCTAAATTTTCTGATTGCCAAAACGGTATTAAGAAAGCTGGGGCATAATGTTCCTAACTTTCCAGCATTTAAAGAATGGTCCTTGCCATATCACATTGTGTACCTTTTTGCATTAGCCTTAGTCATGATCTATTGGGGTAACAGCAGGGAAATCAGCTTGTTGACTCAGGTTGGCATGAATCTTCAAGTGATCACGAGTACCCTTATTTTAGTGCAAGGTTTGGCGTTATTTAACTACTTTGCCGATAAATACAATTTGTCAAAAATGATTAAAGGACTTATACTGTTCTTGATATTGACAAATGGTTTTTTTGCGCAGATCTTGATAGTTGCGGGTGCAATTGATATGGTTATGGATTATCGACGTTTGCGAGGGCCTCAATCCAAAGAGTAA